A portion of the Glycine max cultivar Williams 82 chromosome 10, Glycine_max_v4.0, whole genome shotgun sequence genome contains these proteins:
- the LOC100802900 gene encoding uncharacterized protein isoform X2, with product MPQGQRTEFKNCLLMKGFNLQHNMEVKLVGGSNYLTLTKRSFVNMCRDVGYYCCISVIESLMIVVASLVPNFLMGIITGAGIIGIMMMTSGFFTLLSDLPKPVWRYPYLYISYGSCLLGQYRVRFHYGHPDVFDRILHITRGGISKASCGINLSKDIFAVCEGQISVEKIW from the exons ATGCCACAAGGGCAAAGAACAGAATTCAAGAACTGTCTATTGAT GAAGGGCTTCAACCTCCAACACAACATGGAAGTCAAGCTAGTTGGTGGAAGCAACTATTTAACACTGACAAAGAGATCATTTGTGAACATGTGTAGAGATGTGGGTTACTACTG CTGCATCTCCGTAATAGAGAGCCTCATGATTGTTGTAGCTTCACTTGTTCCAAATTTCCTCATGGGAATAATTACAGGGGCTGGAATAATA GGAATCATGATGATGACCTCCGGATTCTTCACGTTGCTCTCTGATCTTCCAAAGCCAGTTTGGCGCTACCCATATTTATATATCAGTTATGGTTCTTGCCTTCTTGGGCAATACAG GGTGCGATTCCACTATGGTCATCCAGATGTATTTGATAGAATTTTGCACATAACTCGAGGAGGAATTAGCAAGGCATCTTGTGGCATCAATCTGAGCAAGGATATTTTTGCTG TATGTGAGGGACAGATATCAGTGGAGAAAATATGGTAA
- the LOC100802900 gene encoding ABC transporter G family member 12 isoform X1: MMKLVFYRERLNGYYGVAAYILANFLSSFPFLVLIALTSCTIMYNMVKFRPGINHFVFFFLNIYSCISVIESLMIVVASLVPNFLMGIITGAGIIGIMMMTSGFFTLLSDLPKPVWRYPYLYISYGSCLLGQYRVRFHYGHPDVFDRILHITRGGISKASCGINLSKDIFAVCEGQISVEKIW; the protein is encoded by the exons ATGATGAAACTGGTATTTTATCGAGAAAGGCTTAATGGATACTATGGAGTAGCAGCATATATTTTAGCCAACTTCCTTTCTTCATTCCCATTCTTGGTTCTAATTGCTCTGACATCCTGCACCATTATGTATAACATGGTGAAATTCAGGCCAGGAATCAATCActttgtgtttttctttctcaacatcTACAGCTGCATCTCCGTAATAGAGAGCCTCATGATTGTTGTAGCTTCACTTGTTCCAAATTTCCTCATGGGAATAATTACAGGGGCTGGAATAATA GGAATCATGATGATGACCTCCGGATTCTTCACGTTGCTCTCTGATCTTCCAAAGCCAGTTTGGCGCTACCCATATTTATATATCAGTTATGGTTCTTGCCTTCTTGGGCAATACAG GGTGCGATTCCACTATGGTCATCCAGATGTATTTGATAGAATTTTGCACATAACTCGAGGAGGAATTAGCAAGGCATCTTGTGGCATCAATCTGAGCAAGGATATTTTTGCTG TATGTGAGGGACAGATATCAGTGGAGAAAATATGGTAA
- the LOC112998198 gene encoding uncharacterized protein, producing MPTAPPCLAPMQPFPAPLPASLPMPASHLPNLSHIHPAISFENLFSIVLFYGHAAAPHDKPWENRDMVLFEMGLESYGTTMVARKFQPTAFALWTTAKPGAFCLDKPWDPGITFGSHGLKPQHLEDNVFLMG from the coding sequence ATGCCAACTGCGCCTCCATGTCTTGCACCCATGCAACCATTCCCTGCCCCCTTGCCAGCTTCGCTTCCTATGCCTGCTTCTCATCTTCCTAATCTCAGTCACATTCACCCCGCCATTTCCTTCGAGAACCTCTTCAGCATTGTCCTTTTTTATGGCCATGCAGCAGCTCCTCATGACAAGCCTTGGGAAAATAGAGACATGGTGCTGTTTGAGATGGGACTTGAGTCCTATGGGACTACCATGGTCGCACGCAAGTTCCAACCAACTGCTTTTGCACTATGGACAACTGCTAAACCAGGTGCATTTTGCCTGGACAAACCTTGGGATCCCGGTATTACTTTTGGAAGCCATGGTTTGAAGCCCCAACACCTTGAAGACAATGTGTTTTTGATGGGCTAG